In Helianthus annuus cultivar XRQ/B chromosome 3, HanXRQr2.0-SUNRISE, whole genome shotgun sequence, a single window of DNA contains:
- the LOC110932082 gene encoding uncharacterized protein K02A2.6-like → MKEEDEEKTVFHMDKGIFCYQKMPFGLKNARATYQRLVDKTFASQIGRNMEAYVDDLVIKSKTEYQMLDDIQETFKNLRKVNMKLNPEKCSFGFEERKFLGHIVGKQSIKANPNKVKAVLETKPPRSKKEAEEAFNQMKQHLASLPDIAAPETGELISVYLSVAKEAISAVLTIERDKVQNMLEKPENSGRLAKWAVELGEHNITYVPRKAIKAQVLADFIIEVPKPTITEVNTAATEPSDLEAWKLFTDGASSIEGLGTGLILINPEGLEFTYALRFDFQTTNNEAKYEALIAGLRLAKETKVQKLEVFTDSLLVSSQVNDSYIAKEPNIKRYKEKSKELMNTFQTCTIKEIPRSQNKKADALSKLASLTFAHLTKKVLVEVLKALSIDELEFQDVITEEDPNWMTPIKKFLKNGELPAD, encoded by the exons atgaaggaagaagatgaagagaaaacCGTCTTTCACATGGATAAAGGGATCTTTTgctaccaaaagatgccttttggcctcaaaaacgcTAGAGCAACCTATCAACGCCTAGTTGACAAGACTTTCGCCAGCCAAATTGGTAGAAACATGGAAGCATACGTCGACGACTTGGTAATCAAAAGTAAAACGGAATATCAAATGCTCgatgacatccaagaaaccttcaagaacCTAAGGAAGGTCAACATGAAACTCAACCCCGAGAAATGCTCATTTGGGTTTGAGGAAAGAAAGTTCCTGGGGCATATTGTGGGAAAGCAAAGTATAAAGGCTAATCCAAACAAGGTGAAAGCTGTTCTTGAAACCAAGCCACCACGAAGCAAAAAGGAG GCTGAAGAAGCCTTCAACCAGATGAAGCAACACCTAGCTTCCCTACCTGACATTGCAGCCCCAGAAACAGGAGAATTGATCTCGGTATACCTTTCAGTTGCTAAAGAAGCAATAAGTGCGGTCCTCACCATCGAACGAGACAAAGTTCAG AATAtgcttgaaaaaccagaaaacTCGGGACGATTAGCTAAATGGGCAGTAGAACTAGGTGagcataacatcacctatgttcCAAGAAAGGCCATCAAAGCCCAAGTCTTGGCTGATTTTATTATAGAAGTCCCAAAGCCAACAATCACGGAAGTAAACACAGCCGCCACTGAACCTTCAGACCttgaagcctggaagctttttaccgatGGGGCTTCAAGCATTGAAGGGTTAGGTACCGGGCTCATTCTGATCAACCCAGAAGGGTTAGAATTCACGTATGCTCTTCGAtttgattttcagaccaccaataatgaAGCTAAATACGAAGCGTTGATAGCCGGCTTAAGGTTAGCTAAAGAAACGAAGgtccaaaagcttgaagtgttcacagactcGTTGCTGGTATCAAGCCAAGTGAATGACAGTTACATTGCAAAGGAACCCAATATAAAAAgatacaaagaaaaatccaaagaATTGATGAATACCTTCCAAACGTGTACCATCAAGGAAATTCCCAGGTCTCAAAACAAGAAAGCTGATGCTTTGAGCAAACTCGCATCTCTCACTTTTGCCCACCTTACCAAAAAGGTATTGGTAGAAGTGTTAAAAGCTCTATCAATTGATGAGTTGGAATTTCAAGACGTAATCACCGAAGAAGATCCCaattggatgactccaatcaagaAATTCCTTAAAAATGGTGAGTTGCCTGCTGATTAA